ACAATCAAGTTAAATTGCGTCTTCACAATGTAATACAACACATCTCTTTATGTTAATCACCTACCGGTAATCCAAATTCACTCATAATTTACATGTTTGCCTAAATTTTCTATAAAGATATTTCTGCTTCTAAAGATAGcaataaatttgcattttacatCACAAGTACAGCTGTTTTGAGTGCACTATGGCagaaattgttattttgatcaCTTTACTTATCTTCGCTCATATGTATGTGTCTAGAGGAATATCCTTAATGCAAGGTCAAGAAGCCAACTTGATTTTTCCATATCCATGTGATAGTACTAAAGTTACATTACAACAATCTAACAGACTCCCATTTTATAGATCAACAGATGGCTCATCGCTGTCTTTGCCTGATAGTCAGGCTCAGAGATTTGAGGTAAAGAATGTTATTAACAATGGAAGCTGCTCTCTGGATCTTACGATAAAGGATCTCGTGAGAGATGATGAAGGGACATACATTTTGTTTGTATACAAGGATGGGGAAATACTTAGTGATCATATacatagaatttacctgaaggTAAACTATCCTCCTGATAAAGCATTTTGTGTTGTGGGTGAAGATTATGATAGAAGATGGGTAGCAGTAGATTGTACAGCCAATGCTGGAAGTCTAACAGGAAAGGTAGAATgctttcaaaatggtttattgaTGCCTAAATTAACAGACCCTGCTCTGACAGGCTCTTTATTGAAACAGACTATTATCATCAGAAAATCACAGCCGGCATTTTGTTGCTATTTTGCTTTGAATGTAAATAAATCAAGATGTGAATGTGATGATACTGTCTTGTTCCAAGATGGAAACCATAGGAAAGACCCATGTCCTACCATCACAACACAAATGTCAACAGAGTCTATGTACCAGAAAGCAGACAATTTAATGATTACAACGTCTTTAAACTCTAAGGACTACCCATTATCATCCACTAATGcaatgaaaataaccagaaatgaAGTAAACGCAATATTAATATATTCTTTTGTTTGTATGATATCTGTATGCATATATTCAATAGTCATCGTAATTATCAAATATACATACTATAAACTGGTGCAGAATCACACAAATAGTAATGTTGCATCAGAGTGCCCatctacaatcatgacaattgtggataatgataatgatggagaATGTGCTATGGAGAAATTGAATCCAAATCGAGAATTTGAAGATGTCTATGGTAAATTGAAAACAGTtgatgtataaaaaataaattactgtCAGGAAAATATGACAAATATAAAATCTACATCTTCAGATTAATTttatgcaaaatgaaaataataagttATTCTAATCAAGTAAATACATGGCATAGGAAATTGTGTATACATGCTTTTTTCAGCATTCAGTCATCTCTGCATTCTTATTACTATACGAAATTCTGTCATTAAGCAACATTAACCATAatattgtaacaaaatgaaAGGTTTAATTAATTATCACCATGGTTTTCGAAAGCTGAAGAGCGTAGAATAATTTTTAATCCATTTATATAGTAGCATAGGGAAATTAAGAAATCGTTTGTAATcgattatgaaggaaaatttatttttaacatgCTTCTAAACACTACTTGCTGAGAATTGTCGATTTTTACAACTGTATGATTATGTTTTTATGTGTGTTTGACCATTCTTCACTGTTTGGGTCTTATTGAAGTGACAATTGCCGTTGCTGagaatatttatttcatgacaatGTGTTTAAAATAAGCTCTAAGTTTAGTTTTTACTGGCTGGCAAGCGGCCTCCCATGTACAGTATATCAGATCACAGCAGTTGTCTGCCaccatgatgcccccccccccttctaaaTGCACTATTGTTGTCAGTTTGataattcaaaagaaattaacATATCAGCGATCCTGATAAAGTAAGTACGAAAATATATACAGTATTCAGACACATTACAATTGTAAGTTTATGTAGAAAGAGGCATATATCCaacttattcaaatttattttttgtgtacactgtttggggcagtatttaaccacatgcgggaagcatattgtccagtaagattgaaaaataagcagcaattactttagaatgggcaaaatgtTCATCACACTggctggataaataaaaattccaAAAAGAAATGCCGAATGGTGGTTGGATACATGATTACCCTCATGGaacacttttacccaatatttatCAGAGTGTACATGCATAATAATACGGTATGTCacacacattttattttatatatagaaatttttacttcaaaacaaAGACATGCCAAGCACAATGAGTGattttttaagataaaaatataacaacCTTTcaatacaattacatgtacatgttctgaTGAACACAATTTAGGAATATCATGAGTTTTATCACATCAAGGTTATAGACTTGCATTGAGCCTATTCACACTATGTGAATATTactgtatgtttattttttctattatatCTAGAATATCATGATGAACTTCTCTCATGTATGTTATGAATCGCAAACTTGTGGTAGATTTAAGTAGAAAACATGCCAATATTTGTACGTattatttttgtgaaatatgTCAACGTACTTAAATTAAGAATAGCACATTGTGTTACTCTCGTATCTCATGTATTGCAATTGATATGGTAACATATGATACGATATAATTTGattctttctattttaaaacggaaataacattttttaactACGTGTAAAATGATTCTTGTaaaattttagaattaattGTTTGACTTGGGATTTAAActgaaattaattaaattcaataccttgcaagaaaaaaatatttgaatgtgCTTACTTTGGGAATATCTTGGCGAGTTCATCTCTGTCTGATATGTGTTGAATGATGGTTGTCTGAAAATGACATACTGTAGTCAATATTTATTCTTTAATCATTCGTTTCTCTGTTGACTGTTATTTTACCATGGTATTCACAACCAAGTTTTGTAAGAGTGTTTGGGAGGACGGAAAGTTTTCCTATATTAACAAAAAGTTTGGAAAATATATTGTGTTTCTTGCCTTTATTGCTACCACCATTGCTTTATTTCAActaatggtagtggtggtggtgctactactactatactactactactactactactatactactacacagtaaaaacgctgtttaatattttatacaacactgtttactacatgaaccttacagtatttgtttaaccgtttaaacaatcatgtttaatttattgaagattatatattgaaaattaaactttgttgcttaagatttaaacacttgtttaaactgtttaaacaattactgtaaggttcatatagtgaACAGcgttgcatatttttttttctgtgtactcctactcctactactactcatactactactactactactacttctactgcaactactactactaccactacttctactcctactactatactactactactactactactgctgttaTCTTTCCCTACACACTAAATCCTAAGTATGCATTCTAACCGACGGTATAAAGATTAGTGGCGGCATCAGTCAACCCTTGCCCCCTGTCCAGTATTTtctttcgcccccccccccccccactcctaCTTGCTCCACctccatttaaaaaagaattacgGCGCCGCCACTGATAAAGAGGTGGATGGCAGAGGTGTAACAAGCAGGGGCGGTCTGCCCCTCCCCCTTGGTGGATTTCacctggaaaataaaaaaaaatatgggaaaaagggagaaagggagatagaaagaaagaaagaaagaaagaaagaaagagaaagaaataaaaaaaaaaaaagggagaaagaaaaacagaaagaaataaagaaagaaagagagagagaaaaaagaaagaaagaaggaaataaataaataaataaataaagaaaaaaaaaaaagaatgatagaaaaaaagaaagaaagggtgaaaagggaaagaaagaaaataaaaagaagaaactaAGGTAAAACGGAAGTAAATAATTGCGTGACTTATTACTACAGGAAAAATAGTccagaaatacaaataaatgagtGAAAATCGGGAAATGAATAATAGATGGCAAAATGTAACGGGAATTTTTGGTGGcggaagaggaaagaaaaagaggcaAAATGAAACGGGGAAATGAAGGTAAAATGGAATGAGCTAAAAGGCTAGGGGAAACCTTTATTattaaatgaagaaaagaggaaaCGGACCAAAGGAAGAATTTAAAACACGGCCGGCCTGCCAAGGATGGAAATAAAGAATTGGATGGCGTATGTGCATGAAGTctatttcatttatctattttcctttcatttattttatttcaacacgGTAAACGAACTTCAGCCAATGGCTGTTCTTCTGAACGTCCGTGCGTACATAATATAATGTTATATATTTCCTGAATTTCATGCAATAACGGTTGcaatctggaaaaaaatgacttTACTTCGAATCGAGAGGTACCGCCCAGCTCCTCCGAAGAAGCATTTATATGTCCCTAGCCAATGGCTAGACATGCCCCTTTAattacataattagaatttcattttcaaaacgcaaaaaaaaatgtctcgctcacttcgctcgctcgcgaCCTTTTAGAAATATTCCTACAGTTGCCATGTGGatcccctcaaaatatttgtgttGTGTAAAACCTAAACCTGTGATTTGATTAATAATAGGGGCCATCTTTAGGCTGAATCTCTAGAAATGATCGGGGCTGAGCCTCCGGACCCCACAACACTGGCGTACAAATGGAAGTggcatggccccaaaaagttctacgaccaagaacaaaaaagaaaggagaaaagaaagaaaagaaaaagaaaagtgtgagatatgatgttattttctatcTCTAGGCCTAtgtaaaattttaatgaaaaggtgaaaaaaaaatcgcactcGGAGCTTTTACTAAGAAAATTTTGCCGCACGCACCATGCTGTGCACAAAAACGTTTTATTTTTAACTCATCACGCCGCGCTAACGGTCGCGTACAATCATGAAACATCATGTTGACATcattgttataccgaggtttttacctgactgctaagaaagcacgaatgcctgtgagcaagcaaccagaggaccgacggcttaaggtcctctccgagggacctggtaatgaggataaatgccttaccaaagggcactagcgcaccacgtggaaatcgaacccgggtcatccgaaacccccgctctaccgactgagctatcgcgcctcttaTGACTGGGatatttttggctcttgcccccctcccccgccaCCGACTCCTATGACAGCctggtgggtgggtggatgcaggggcggaaatctctcccaaaaggtaggggggacacaggggcggatccagccttcgccaatagggggggggggcggtaatttgtttcagccatattttccccgattggCAGCTCgaagataatttttgtttgtttctttgaaggggtagtcctcattagtcacttcttagctttattcttataaataaatatataatatcataatccttatttatatgatgcgagcgcgaaccgcgagctatttttttttgaaatgttatgtatttttcctaaaatttgaactgattctgggcaatgttcaaagatgtgtatgcaacttaataattactacaaacgcaaagcgcaagcagaaataaactgatggaaaagatacctgttaaagtagcatttaacaatcaaataatgcgagcgcgaagcgcgagctgaattttttggacatgttcacctaaagaatggaaattctaagcactttttgtaactcaagcagaataggtatataagtaaacaattaatgcgagcgcgaagcgcgagcggaaaatttcgagatttagtcctataatatttactaaacgagacactctattcatgttttgtatatcCTGAAAAGggtgagtattaataatgcgagcgcgaagcgcgagctgaattttttttgacatgttcacctaaagaatggaaattctaagcactttttgtaactcaagcagaataggtatataagtaaacaattaatgcgagcgcgaagcgcgagcggaaaatttcgagatttagtcctataatatttactgaacgagacactctattcatgttttgtaaatcctgaaaagggtgagtattaataatgcgagcgcaaagcgcgaacagaaaatttttatatacgttttgaactggtacctgttgaaaaggtacctgttaaggactgcttgaacttagccatgaaggcgttacatatttcaacgatcaaaaaatgcgagcgcgaggcgcgagctgaaaaatttgaactttctaaagaaagaatggaaaattttaatcagtttttagAATCGTGACCAAgatgctagcgcgaagcgcgagcagactttttttttcgagatttagacctaaaaatgggccactctgttcatgttttgtaaatcatcaaaaggatgagtaatatggggtcttcctacattaataatgcgatcacaaagcgcgagcagaaaaattttgatattgtggtctgaaactggataatgatttaacgGCTTAATTTAAATTAGTGAACAAGtcgagtatctgaataaacatgcgcgagcgtgtttcatatttagacctagaatctaggcattcttaatacaactttaatcatgaaaatcatgaaactttgatattccgatctgaaaaaagagtcaatttcagtttatatttcaagcactttgaagaaaaattgtaaggtggatatggatcgcacttaaaaaagagctgatattattattactttgagttttgacataggaccgggacatccttacgacatgtcatcatatgaaaatgatgactatattcctattcctcttgctaagcgcgagatgaaacaaaagggacaattcaattattaaattaatatcacatttattaatgcctaatgagggcgcgaaatctgatgatataatggcataaaaactggacatttcacttttgtgattatgaataggatgcatcagttaatatatttttaaccattaatgcgagcgcaaatcgcgagctagaatttttgataaactgtcatgaaaaggggattttaagtagtttgttgtataatctaTATTGAAACGtttataactcgccaatcaaaatgcgagcgtgcagcgcgctagctgatactTCTTggcaatcagacctgaaaagggatattttgaaaaaactttatggaatacacgccaaaataataggtacctgataaatcaaaatttgcgagcgcagCGCAAGTTCaaaccataaaactgacatttttacagagcactttctAAAaaccaaaatttgacaagcaaaaaaaaggttatcatcgccaaagtaaggtcatctcgtcccaaaatacatgttttatttcgatttataatgatgtatttcttaccatcataaaagaccaaaaatagtaggggggacatttgatattgtgtcccctctactattttgagtagggggacacgtcccccctgtcccccctgggatttccgcccatgggtgGATGGCTGGACCCCCTCCTCTCCCGTTGAAAGATTTCCTCCATATTCAGTTATAAAAGAAAGGGGTCACAAGTTTTAACCTCACCCCAACCCCTAAGTGACAACACCATTAATCCTATGTACCATGGACAACGATGCAGTTTTGTTTTTcgataagccccccccccccaaaaaaaaggggggaaaaatgAGCAGGAACGGGATGAAAAGATGACATAAAAATGCTGAAGGCCGTTTGCCTCGCTCCTAATTATGGCCGTACGCAGTAGGAGGGAAgatgcccacccccccccccccccgacatttTGGAAACCTACATTTTTTTGTCCAGAAAATATTCACAATATTCACCAAAGGTGTACACAAAATCCtccaatttcacttttaaaaaatgggaAAGTGCCTAAAATAGGCTCAGTCGATTCTCTCCATCGCTTTTaaaattcctcttttttttaatacgcgtcctgccccccccccccccggaaaatttTCTGCGTACGGTCTTGCACCCAATCCAAACAAGCTGACGCCGCTCCCGATACAACAATGTTTTTTactttgaatattcatgatatttgcGGAAATTAAAGACAAATCATAAAAGGTTATCTTTCATTTTCGcgattcatatttcattcagTTTTATCGTTTCTTGGGTTTTTATCCGGGTATATATACGTACGGGAAGCTATTATTTACCGCTATAGTTTCGCAACATCGCTTGGTAAGGCTGTAATTTCCTTAATCATGATCTCTTCGTAAAGCAATTTTACTTCATTAAtcattgcaatttttttattaataactGTTCCCCTTTTGTCGTCAGTAGTTAGAACTCTACGTTGAAGTTTTAGAAGTGTACTTTACAATGGCGTCCATTGTTACTGCATTTAAGTTGCTTGGCATAATTGCTACCATGGTGGGAGGTAAGTGATGATTTTTTATTCTACCAGTAACAAATTAAGCTCGTCAAATTAATTTCGTCTTTCATGTATATAGCAAAGACGTATTCTTTAACATCAAATCACCAATGATCTAATAGGACAACACTGTTTGTCTTGTAAAGCATGTTAATTTGATTATAAACCATGATAAGTGTGGGTTGGCCTAAGACCCTGACAAGTCATGATAATTGTTAAAGTTTCAGAGAGTTGAACTAATTTGTCAGGTTTACTCAAATTCTAGTCCGATAGTCAAATTCATGAttaattattatacatgtatagtcaaAATTAAATTGATTATGATTAGATAAGAGCTAGGTCAGAAAGTACTTTTCTAGTCATTTTTATTCCTGGTTAAATCTTCTTTCTAGTGGCATCAAATCTCATATTCATAAAAAAGGTCAAAAATCTATACCACTTTTATTGACTAGTTCTCAGCGAGAAACTTATCTTTTAACATATGAGACTTATCGCCTCTTATCTGCAATGTGACTTTTTTCGAAGTAAAGGCCATCCAAACTTAAGTATATATACGAAGATTTCTTCCTTAATTTATATTTGCCCCATTCAATAAATTGCTTGAGAAAATTTTTCGTACCGAAAGAAAAAAGTTATCATCAATCTTGTCGTGGACCTAATAATTTTTTGTTAGGCTATGCAATAATGAATCTACCTCTAATGGTTTTTCATACAACATGCCTTTTAAAGAATACCCTCTTTTTATCTGACAATGAAttaaaactatcaaaatttaagattattttcatcattaccTAGGCTTGAAAACTCTCTTTTGCCTTTTTACATATGTAGACATTTACTTTCTTATTCAGAATGAGATCCTTATGTCTTCTCATACCACACCCTTCGTTTATGAAACCCATGACACTGGACAATAATTGATGATAGTCACAGTgtcaaggtgggggggggggcgtgggctgaccatgcaaaaaatcaaaatcatatggcaattttaacgtttttgtacacggttttggaaaaaagtggg
This Lytechinus pictus isolate F3 Inbred chromosome 9, Lp3.0, whole genome shotgun sequence DNA region includes the following protein-coding sequences:
- the LOC129268526 gene encoding uncharacterized protein LOC129268526, whose translation is MAEIVILITLLIFAHMYVSRGISLMQGQEANLIFPYPCDSTKVTLQQSNRLPFYRSTDGSSLSLPDSQAQRFEVKNVINNGSCSLDLTIKDLVRDDEGTYILFVYKDGEILSDHIHRIYLKVNYPPDKAFCVVGEDYDRRWVAVDCTANAGSLTGKVECFQNGLLMPKLTDPALTGSLLKQTIIIRKSQPAFCCYFALNVNKSRCECDDTVLFQDGNHRKDPCPTITTQMSTESMYQKADNLMITTSLNSKDYPLSSTNAMKITRNEVNAILIYSFVCMISVCIYSIVIVIIKYTYYKLVQNHTNSNVASECPSTIMTIVDNDNDGECAMEKLNPNREFEDVYGKLKTVDV